In a single window of the Nicotiana tomentosiformis chromosome 10, ASM39032v3, whole genome shotgun sequence genome:
- the LOC104113789 gene encoding uncharacterized protein, producing the protein MYVVSDQNESILKATSIVYTGMPHYACMWHIWTNIRSKLKKGHLKLSELYFATTRSYTLDEFNERMSKIEEIDTRVKAYLYDIGYHRWSRIHTTVNRTWTMTSNIAESLNAVTKYARELPIVELLEYMRTLHERWTNEKLLKANGTFTYLGKKYNKELEDNGTLSQKMRVRASTDYIHIVIDGVKRFIVCLHNKRCSCGQFQLDELPCAHALAA; encoded by the exons GTACGTTGTTTCGGATCAGAATGAGAGTATCTTAAAGGCAACATCTATTGTTTATACCGGCATGCCACATTATGCTTGCATGTGGCATATTTGGACAAATATAAGGTCAAAGTTAAAGAAGGGTCATCTAAAGTTAAGCGAATTGTACTTTGCCACGACACGATCATACACGCTTGATGAATTTAATGAAAGAATGTCAAAGATTGAAGAGATCGACACGCGTGTTAAAGCATACCTATACGATATTGGCTATCACAGATGGTCTCGGATACATACTACAGTGAACAGAACGTGGACGATGACATCAAACATTGCAGAGTCATTGAATGCGGTAACAAAATATGCAAGAGAGCTGCCCATAGTAGAACTATTAGAGTACATGAGGACTCTTCATGAACGTTGGACTAATGAAAAGTTATTGAAAGCAAATGGTACATTCACATACCTTGggaaaaaatacaacaaagagtTGGAGGACAACGGGACATTATCGCAGAAGATGAGA GTGAGGGCTTCAACAGATTACATCCATATAGTGATAGATGGTGTAAAGCGCTTTATTGTTTGTCTTCATAATAAGAGATGTAGTTGTGGACAATTTCAGCTTGATGAACTTCCTTGTGCACATGCTTTGGCGGCTTGA